The following proteins come from a genomic window of Gossypium raimondii isolate GPD5lz chromosome 5, ASM2569854v1, whole genome shotgun sequence:
- the LOC105766034 gene encoding zinc finger CCCH domain-containing protein 15, whose amino-acid sequence MQSDGSTLYGDVLSKQPKDKENEGDYSPSAVAATSLFDLCHPRHVMQQHQDMINRHNLCLTRLHEASKEVEALRQENTALRSVNRDLNKQLSTLIQASMQNHFATSDYNATPYELLNEFQGLCLGGDGGGVGEEEVSDECPTSMMEGAGDVERVMLPKSISVRSNGYLKMMSSQNSQNAGVSRRRKYRGPTRSGNASQLSGAKVYVQGGKKEEEPLELEVYNQGMFKTELCNKWQETAACPYGDHCQFAHGIEELRPVIRHPRYKTEVCRVILAGDVCPYGHRCHFRHALTEQEKFMGSLKPPTR is encoded by the exons ATGCAAAGCGACGGTTCAACTCTTTATGGCGATGTCCTTTCCAAACAACCAAAAGATAAGGAGAATGAAGGAGATTACTCACCTTCAGCTGTCGCTGCCACCTCTCTCTTTGATCTCTGCCATCCCCGTCACGTCATGCAACAACATCAAGATATGATCAACCGCCACAATCTCTGCCTCACGCGCCTCCACGAAGCTTCTAAAGAAGTGGAGGCACTCCGCCAAGAGAATACTGCTTTGCGATCTGTAAACCGCGACCTCAACAAGCAACTCAGCACACTGATCCAAGCCTCTATGCAGAACCACTTCGCAACGTCTGATTATAACGCGACGCCGTACGAATTGCTGAATGAGTTTCAAGGGCTTTGTCTCGGTGGTGACGGTGGGGGCGTAGGAGAGGAAGAGGTTTCTGACGAGTGTCCGACGAGCATGATGGAAGGTGCTGGGGATGTGGAGAGGGTTATGTTGCCTAAGAGCATATCTGTTAGGTCTAATGGATATCTGAAGATGATGAGTAGTCAAAACAGTCAAAACGCTGGTGTGAGCCGTCGTCGTAAATATCGGGGACCAACTCGGTCTGGAAATGCCTCTCAACTCAGTGGAGCG AAGGTGTACGTGCAAGGAGGAAAAAAGGAGGAAGAGCCACTTGAACTGGAAGTGTACAACCAAGGCATGTTCAAGACTGAACTCTGCAACAAATGGCAAGAGACCGCTGCCTGTCCATATGGTGACCACTGCCAGTTTGCTCATGGCATTGAAGAGCTCCGCCCTGTAATCCGCCACCCTAGGTACAAGACTGAGGTTTGCAGGGTGATCCTTGCTGGTGATGTCTGTCCCTATGGTCATCGATGCCATTTTCGCCATGCACTAACTGAACAAGAGAAGTTCATGGGCTCCCTCAAGCCCCCGACAAGGTAA